The following are encoded in a window of Candidatus Ozemobacteraceae bacterium genomic DNA:
- a CDS encoding ATP-dependent Clp protease ATP-binding subunit — protein MIEEFGRDLTVLAAMGALEPLIGRAAEIRRMADALTLEGKSNPVLIGPPGVGKTCIVEGFAQEITAGRVPEKLKGKRIFQIDFAAISSGTIYRGMLEERVQKLVEELLSSKNTILFIDELHLLTRTHSTGGFDFANYLKPFLARGDIQVIGATTEPEFKRWIEEADPALARRFIRINVGEPPRDELKLLLTRMSKRIGSRYRIVVPDHTIDTVISVADQYIRDRFFPDKALDLMKEAIAEKRFSESHDRLRRDLTILDDVLAREISCIERDEIDRLDETLRQWDEEKATFFDTALTPEDVSNTLARRTGAVIGDRQLDEVARRIGLLKAAFETKIIGQARTKEAILSSFKMLGAGIRKPNKPIGSFLFLGPSGTGKTETAKTIASEFFGDERRLIRFDMSEFYDDHTMARLVGSPPGYIGSDEDGLLVKLMNKNPFSVVLFDEIEKADPKLFDIFLQMLDEGYVKDMKGNTASFRDALIIITSNVGTQYYAGLEQHDFEKKFDTIQAKVLEEMKRQVRPEIINRIESIIPFTPFTKEELRLIFRKLAAESAARILEQKQIEYTVSDSAVALAVDTGFDPQFGARPMRRIVQKLEELIADAVLERTLAAHDRVKVEAEDKRYVLRKIYERQ, from the coding sequence ATGATAGAGGAATTCGGTCGCGATCTGACCGTGCTCGCGGCGATGGGCGCGCTCGAGCCCCTGATCGGCAGAGCGGCGGAAATTCGGCGAATGGCCGATGCGCTGACGCTCGAGGGAAAAAGCAACCCCGTTCTGATCGGCCCTCCCGGGGTCGGCAAGACATGCATCGTCGAAGGCTTCGCACAGGAAATCACCGCGGGTCGCGTTCCCGAAAAACTCAAGGGAAAACGCATTTTCCAGATCGATTTTGCCGCAATCTCCAGCGGCACCATCTACCGGGGAATGCTCGAAGAGCGTGTCCAGAAACTTGTCGAGGAACTCCTCTCGTCGAAGAACACGATCCTGTTCATCGATGAACTTCACCTCTTGACCCGTACCCACTCCACCGGCGGATTCGATTTCGCAAACTACCTCAAGCCGTTCCTGGCACGCGGCGACATCCAGGTTATCGGCGCCACGACCGAACCCGAGTTCAAGCGCTGGATCGAAGAGGCGGACCCGGCCCTCGCCCGCAGGTTCATCCGCATCAACGTCGGCGAACCGCCCCGCGACGAGCTGAAACTTCTTCTCACGCGAATGAGCAAGCGCATCGGCTCCCGATACCGCATCGTCGTGCCCGACCATACGATCGATACCGTGATCTCGGTGGCGGATCAGTATATCCGCGACCGCTTCTTCCCTGACAAAGCCCTCGATCTGATGAAGGAAGCCATCGCCGAAAAGCGGTTCAGCGAAAGTCACGATCGGCTCCGCCGCGATCTCACCATCCTCGACGATGTGCTCGCTCGCGAAATCTCCTGCATCGAACGCGACGAGATCGACAGGCTCGATGAGACGCTCCGCCAGTGGGACGAAGAAAAAGCGACGTTTTTCGACACCGCCCTGACACCTGAAGATGTTTCGAACACCCTTGCCCGCCGCACCGGCGCCGTCATCGGCGATCGCCAACTCGACGAGGTGGCCCGCCGCATCGGACTGCTGAAGGCGGCGTTCGAAACGAAGATCATAGGCCAGGCCCGCACGAAGGAGGCGATCCTCTCCTCGTTCAAAATGCTGGGCGCCGGCATCAGAAAACCGAACAAGCCGATCGGAAGCTTCCTGTTTCTCGGCCCCTCTGGAACCGGCAAGACCGAAACGGCGAAGACGATCGCCTCGGAGTTTTTCGGCGATGAGCGCCGCCTGATCCGGTTCGACATGTCCGAGTTCTACGACGACCATACGATGGCCCGGCTCGTCGGCTCGCCGCCCGGCTACATAGGCAGCGACGAGGACGGCCTGCTGGTGAAGTTGATGAATAAAAACCCCTTCTCGGTCGTCCTGTTCGACGAGATCGAAAAGGCCGACCCGAAACTCTTCGACATCTTCCTGCAGATGCTCGATGAAGGGTACGTCAAGGACATGAAGGGCAACACCGCGAGCTTCCGGGACGCTCTGATCATCATCACCAGCAACGTCGGCACGCAATACTACGCCGGCCTCGAACAACATGATTTCGAGAAGAAGTTCGACACCATCCAGGCGAAAGTTCTCGAAGAGATGAAACGCCAGGTGCGGCCCGAGATCATCAACCGCATCGAGAGCATCATCCCCTTCACCCCCTTCACGAAGGAGGAGTTGCGGCTCATCTTCAGAAAACTCGCGGCTGAAAGCGCGGCGCGCATTCTCGAACAGAAGCAGATCGAATACACCGTCTCCGACTCCGCTGTGGCCCTCGCCGTCGACACCGGCTTCGACCCCCAGTTCGGCGCCCGCCCGATGCGGCGAATCGTCCAGAAATTGGAGGAACTGATCGCCGATGCGGTGCTCGAACGGACGCTCGCTGCGCACGACCGGGTCAAAGTGGAGGCTGAGGACAAACGCTACGTTCTCAGGAAAATCTATGAACGCCAGTAA
- a CDS encoding dynamin family protein: MNASNPAERFQKLLPPLKQLAEKMLVDIGDHCLVLNRIDARPHVLIVGEFNTGKSSLVNSMLGEDILPTGVTPTTSLVTILESGPFNVNVKPIGTRDPIKIEPGKASTPGYGIPGGEFDWNAFAKLLTAPENIDRIELVRVSHPKVPPALTIVDTPGINDIAKSRAEIVYGLIPTADIVVFVISALKPFSESERIFLEERLLADDLKKLLFVVNRIDEIDEDERPALISDIRQSLVKALNTSYDKINARLGQTLFLPVMDVELFAVCAKEKAPLDGSGTSHGIGFDVGKRHAGTFCEANRELWKRIIEVSGRKRDVEIEATLHHFLRRGVLRIEHALDECVEAETVGKAAVTGRLKESAFRLGKLRATLKTAETKIAAAEADLKQTFREQIDKTIGELVSVNRLQRDPAIVNTRLKELYEYITTRMKCTLDQLYGELGRSFDAVLDDKRFVEQRSLSIQYDLSDVPGKIVSSLSFAYLAAIFFGVSVGMFAGAAYFASQVIANKRSVKEFFMNATVSEETLLDVKADLSEKVCLEVEYAVDFIRQSLVQRIDMVQVEIRSQVRNLTSGRKLDHAQIRSELDDLRTNINAFMAKPE, translated from the coding sequence ATGAACGCCAGTAATCCCGCCGAACGATTTCAGAAGCTCCTTCCCCCGCTCAAACAACTCGCCGAGAAGATGCTGGTCGATATCGGCGATCATTGCCTCGTCCTCAACCGGATCGATGCGAGGCCTCACGTGCTGATCGTGGGCGAGTTCAACACCGGTAAATCATCGCTGGTCAACTCGATGCTCGGCGAAGACATCCTCCCGACAGGTGTCACCCCGACGACGAGCCTGGTGACGATCCTCGAATCCGGCCCGTTCAACGTGAACGTGAAACCGATCGGCACCAGGGACCCCATCAAGATCGAACCCGGTAAAGCCTCGACGCCCGGCTACGGCATTCCCGGCGGCGAATTCGACTGGAACGCCTTCGCGAAACTGCTGACCGCTCCCGAGAACATCGATCGTATCGAACTTGTGCGGGTCTCGCATCCGAAGGTCCCGCCCGCGCTCACCATCGTCGACACGCCCGGCATCAACGACATCGCGAAATCGCGCGCCGAAATCGTGTATGGCCTCATTCCGACGGCCGACATCGTCGTGTTCGTCATCTCGGCGCTCAAGCCGTTCTCCGAGTCCGAGCGCATCTTCCTCGAAGAGCGTCTCCTCGCCGACGACCTGAAGAAACTCCTGTTCGTCGTGAACCGCATCGACGAAATCGACGAGGACGAACGTCCGGCGCTGATCTCGGATATCAGACAGAGTCTTGTCAAGGCATTGAATACTTCATACGATAAAATAAATGCCCGCCTCGGCCAAACCTTGTTCCTTCCTGTGATGGACGTCGAGCTGTTCGCCGTCTGCGCGAAGGAGAAGGCGCCGCTCGACGGTTCGGGCACATCACACGGGATCGGCTTCGACGTCGGGAAAAGGCATGCCGGCACATTCTGCGAAGCGAACCGCGAACTCTGGAAACGCATCATCGAAGTTTCCGGCAGGAAACGCGACGTCGAGATCGAAGCGACGCTGCACCATTTTCTCCGGCGCGGCGTTCTTCGGATCGAACACGCCCTCGACGAGTGCGTCGAGGCCGAAACCGTCGGAAAGGCCGCCGTGACGGGCCGCCTGAAGGAAAGCGCGTTCCGGCTCGGGAAACTCCGCGCCACCCTCAAGACCGCCGAGACGAAAATCGCCGCCGCCGAGGCGGACCTGAAACAGACGTTCAGAGAGCAGATCGACAAGACCATCGGCGAACTCGTCTCGGTCAATCGCCTCCAGCGCGACCCCGCGATCGTGAACACGCGGCTGAAGGAATTGTACGAGTATATAACGACAAGAATGAAATGCACCCTCGACCAGCTGTATGGCGAGCTGGGTCGCTCGTTCGATGCGGTCCTCGACGACAAGCGGTTCGTCGAACAGCGCAGTCTCAGCATCCAGTATGATCTGAGCGACGTGCCGGGCAAGATCGTCTCGTCGCTGAGTTTCGCCTATCTCGCCGCGATCTTCTTCGGCGTCTCGGTCGGCATGTTCGCCGGTGCCGCCTACTTCGCCTCCCAGGTGATCGCGAACAAGCGGTCGGTGAAGGAATTCTTCATGAACGCCACCGTCAGCGAAGAGACGCTGCTCGATGTGAAAGCCGACCTTTCCGAAAAAGTCTGCCTCGAGGTCGAATACGCCGTCGATTTCATCCGCCAGTCGCTCGTCCAGCGCATCGACATGGTCCAGGTCGAGATTCGCTCCCAGGTCCGAAACCTGACCTCCGGCCGCAAGCTCGACCACGCGCAGATCAGATCCGAACTCGACGACCTCCGGACGAACATCAACGCGTTCATGGCAAAGCCCGAATGA
- a CDS encoding endonuclease, whose amino-acid sequence MHKRSWGLSAIFATFLTASVCFAGEPNASQPIDPCERVHKETGRLLESVEAVHPDASPQIVKIRERLNYLYKRAQSESAPKDGLVPSLEAMERTASKRKRFNSRSEDPFAGLGQLSNEALVEELNKRISMNTPFEYSASRRIVFLTLDNLDGFVECVYTGRSEHVTQMPNDRDMNIEHSWPQSLGATGIAKADLHHLFPADSKANSTRGSLPYGIVSNPNWEEGGSKCDGEKFQVRPNFCGNIARAQFYFSVRYNKQIPNEVEKVLREWHKADPVDARELQRNNKVDEIQHNRNPFIDHPEFVDKIADF is encoded by the coding sequence ATGCATAAGCGTTCATGGGGACTCTCCGCCATATTCGCCACATTCCTGACCGCTTCCGTCTGCTTCGCCGGCGAGCCGAACGCCTCTCAGCCGATTGATCCCTGCGAACGGGTGCATAAGGAGACCGGCAGACTTCTCGAATCCGTCGAGGCGGTTCATCCCGATGCGTCGCCGCAGATCGTGAAGATTCGCGAGCGGCTCAACTACCTGTATAAGCGAGCACAAAGCGAATCTGCGCCGAAGGATGGGCTCGTTCCCTCCCTGGAGGCGATGGAACGTACGGCCTCGAAGAGAAAGCGATTCAATAGCCGGAGCGAGGATCCGTTTGCCGGGCTCGGGCAGCTTTCGAACGAAGCGCTCGTGGAAGAGCTCAACAAGCGTATTTCAATGAACACCCCGTTCGAGTATTCAGCCTCCCGGCGGATCGTCTTCCTGACCCTCGACAATCTGGACGGATTCGTGGAATGCGTTTACACCGGCCGCTCCGAACACGTGACGCAGATGCCGAACGACCGGGACATGAACATCGAACACAGCTGGCCGCAAAGCCTGGGAGCCACCGGCATCGCCAAAGCAGATCTTCATCACCTGTTCCCGGCCGACAGCAAGGCGAACAGCACCCGCGGAAGCCTTCCATACGGCATCGTGAGCAACCCGAACTGGGAAGAAGGCGGCAGCAAGTGCGACGGCGAAAAGTTCCAGGTGCGGCCGAACTTCTGCGGCAATATCGCCCGCGCGCAATTCTACTTCTCCGTTCGCTACAACAAGCAGATTCCGAACGAAGTCGAAAAAGTGCTGAGAGAATGGCACAAGGCCGACCCGGTCGATGCCCGCGAACTTCAACGAAACAACAAGGTCGATGAAATCCAGCACAATCGCAACCCCTTCATCGATCACCCGGAATTCGTCGACAAGATCGCCGATTTCTGA